From Columba livia isolate bColLiv1 breed racing homer chromosome 5, bColLiv1.pat.W.v2, whole genome shotgun sequence, one genomic window encodes:
- the MAPKBP1 gene encoding mitogen-activated protein kinase-binding protein 1 isoform X2 — MMSVEGSTITSRIKNLLRSPSIKLRRSKPGNKREDIGSKVTLEKVLGITVSGGRGLACDPRTGLVAYPAGCVVVLFNPRKNKQHHILNSSRKTITALAFSPDGKYLVTGESGHMPAVRVWDVAERTQVAELQEHKYGVACVAFSPSSKYIVSVGYQHDMIVNVWSWKKNIVVAANKVSSKVTAVSFSEDCSYFVTAGNRHIKFWYLDDSKTSKVNATVPLLGRSGLLGELRNNFFADVACGRGKKADSTFCITSSGLLCEFNEKRLLDKWVELRNTDSFTTTVANCISVNHDYIFCGCADGTVRIFNPLNLHFVTTLPKPHFLGTDIASVTEASRLFSGMADAKYPDTIALTFDPTNQWLSCVYNDHSLYVWDVKDPKKVGKVYSALYHSSCVWNIEMYPEVKDNNQSCLPPGSFITCSSDNTIRLWNTESSNIHGTALHRNILSNDLMKIIYVDDNTQVLLDTDYNSGGSADKADAPVMDAKVGIRTVCVSPSGEHLASGDRIGTLRIYELQSLREMLKVEAHDSEILCLEYSKPDTGLKLLASASRDRLIHVLDAGKDYSLQQTLDEHSSSITAVKFAANDGKVRMISCGADKSIYFRTAQKTGEGVQFTRTHHIVRKTTLYDMDVDPSWKYAAIGCQDRNIRVFNISSGKQKKLYKGSQGEDGTLIKVQTDPSGLYIATSCSDKNLSIFDFYSGECVATMYGHSEIVTGMKFSNDCKHLISVSGDSCIFIWRLSSEMTINMRQRLSDMKQRGKQAEKSPLHKTAGLMRHESISALSSVPALSSDSDKDGEDEGNDEDELRGLQSFRIQSTCNTERDSDPDLTLSRSLSHWEMRRAKEIAAIQHSEAPMSKMPRQRGRWSQPTSNIEMTVKSMLDLRQLESFSVSRSPSRDSLSQNSNGDDREEQADLPVHINKVGSSLPSQDNRSCVRPQVIRLVSCEEGIFSQELEPSESEECVIYPEQDEIQPTDPSSEFQVKALSHGKLSRGYHSNGCPDKHSPDSACSVDYSSSRLSSPDQPNEDSESTEPLSVDGISDLEGEEGEEDMGTSMPEGEIPQIPDQEKFLKQHFGTLGSTDGKGGSCRSLERTESLSISSRFLSQSPALRRLSLSSSNLILDSKSVEPPTQTSCFTPDLLKNGSSHPGDALENSQLLESVNSNRAVYVQKKRRSALEASRAGMAPGRVIASFPEGPVNAVMRKAQSVHDLVHDDKGPGVICSVKQHSQTLMVVEKDPRPNNGRALSASMLKMDGSGALLAKDVRAAKPKSYMNPTTSFRAKMSRSVSVGENLYLGYSTEMLTDGRTSPPVAEKAQFSSTADAEKIKLPVKENVPVKPALQPVVNCSSPKSFHSKLASSNRAHLILDIPKPLPDRPTLASFSPTTKPKMPLEPQSPQSSAGACKKKPSFPEVRSSKRENQTAGSLVPGREIPTGLAKESSVESPVSRTSCQDEPDTNPKLRELSEGWHLRSPEGTLPRCRERITGIACVLDNQPGLCPLDPIRSRSPTSLTASAQISESCISVEQCEHVVSELQDSMRRAIHLYRTVLKDMESSTDKDKIASLLTETFSSMKRELDSLKDEEELPKVKEVLVKPQDTTSPLNEGCGANLPSPKSLGDEQTLALLEQYSELLLQAVERRMDKKL, encoded by the exons AGTGGACACATGCCGGCAGTTCGGGTATGGGATGTGGCCGAGCGAACCCAGGTGGCTGAGCTCCAAGAGCACAAGTATGGTGTGGCCTGTGTGGCCTTCTCCCCCAGCTCCAAGTACATTGTTTCAGTGGGGTACCAGCATGACATGATTGTCAACGTGTGGTCTTGGAAG AAAAACATTGTAGTGGCAGCCAACAAAGTCTCAAGTAAAGTGACAGCTGTATCATTTTCGGAGGACTGCAGTTActttgtcactgctggaaatCGACACATCAAGTTCTGGTACCTGGATGACAGCAAAACCTCCAAG GTCAATGCCACAGTCCCCTTGCTGGGTCGCTCAGGATTGCTTGGAGAACTGAGGAACAACTTCTTTGCAGATGTGGCATGTGGGAGGGGCAAAAAAGCTGACAGCACCTTCTGCATCACATCCTCAGGCCTGCTCTGTGAATTCAATGAAAAAAGGCTGCTAGACAAGTGGGTGGAGCTGAGG AATACAGACAGCTTCACA ACCACTGTGGCAAACTGCATCTCTGTGAATCATGACTACATCTTCTGTGGCTGTGCTGATGGCACCGTGCGGATTTTTAACCCTCTGAACCTTCACTTTGTCACCACGCTGCCGAAGCCGCACTTCTTGGGAACCGACATCGCAAGTGTGACTGAGGCCAG TCGTCTTTTCTCTGGTATGGCCGATGCGAAGTATCCGGACACAATTGCCTTGACCTTTGACCCCACCAACCAGTGGCTTTCCTGTGTGTACAATGACCACAGCCTGTATGTGTGGGATGTCAAAGACCCGAAGAAAGTGGGCAAGGTGTACTCTGCTTTGTACCACTCTTCCTGCGTGTGGAACATTGAG ATGTATCCGGAGGTGAAGGACAACAATCAGTCATGCCTCCCCCCTGGTTCCTTCATCACCTGCTCCTCTGACAACACCATTCGTCTGTGGAACACTGAGAGCTCCAATATTCACGGCACAGCCCTGCACCGCAACATCCTCAGCAAT GACTTGATGAAAATAATCTATGTAGATGACAACACTCAGGTACTTCTGGACACTGATTACAACTCAGGAGGAAGTGCAGACAAAGCTGATGCACCAGTGATGGATGCAAAGGTGGGGATACGCACTGTCTGCGTGAGTCCCAGCGGGGAGCATCTGGCCTCAGGGGACAGGATAGGCACTCTCAG GATATATGAGTTGCAGTCTCTGAGGGAAATGCTGAAGGTGGAAGCCCATGACTCTGAGATCCTATGTCTGGAGTACTCCAAACCTGACACAG gcttAAAGCTCTTAGCCTCAGCCAGTCGGGATAGATTGATTCATGTCTTGGATGCTGGAAAGGATTACAGCCTGCAGCAGACCCTGGATGAACATTCTTCTTCCATCACTGCTGTGAAGTTTGCAG CCAATGATGGGAAAGTACGAATGATAAGCTGTGGGGCAGACAAGAGCATCTATTTCCGCACTGCGCAGAAG ACAGGAGAAGGGGTTCAGTTTACCCGAACACATCACATTGTTAGGAAGACCACTCTGTATGACATGGATGTGGACCCCAGCTGGAAATATGCAGCTATTGGATGCCAGGATCGTAACATCAG GGTTTTTAACATCAGCAGTGGGAAGCAGAAGAAGCTTTACAAGGGATCCCAAGGTGAAGATGGCACCCTCATCAAA GTCCAAACAGATCCCTCTGGTCTTTATATTGCAACCAGTTGTTCTGACAAGAACCTCTCCATCTTTGATTTCTATTCTGGCGAGTGTGTTGCAACCATGTATGGGCATTCAG AGATTGTAACTGGGATGAAATTCAGTAATGACTGCAAACatctaatttctgtttctggTGACAG CTGTATCTTCATCTGGCGTCTGAGCTCAGAGATGACCATCAACATGCGGCAGCGACTGTCTGACATGAAGCAGAGagggaagcaggcagagaagtcTCCACTGCACAAGACAGCTGGACTCATGAG GCATGAGTCTATCTCTGCCCTGTCTTCTGTGCCTGCACTTTCATCAGACAGCGACAAGGATGGTGAAGATGAAGGGAATGATGAAGATGAATTACGTGGGCTGCAGTCTTTCCGTATTCAGTCCACCTGCAACACTGAGAGAGACTCAG atcCAGACCTTACACTCTCAAGAAGCCTTTCCCACTGGGAAATGAGGAGG GCCAAAGAGATAGCAGCGATCCAGCACTCAGAGGCACCAATGAGCAAGATGCCCCGGCAACGCGGGCGCTGGTCCCAGCCAACCAGCAACATAGAGATGACTGTAAAATCCATGCTTGACTTGCGTCAGTTGGAGTCTTTCTCTGTTTCCCGTTCTCCGAGTCGAGACTCGCTGTCTCAGAACAGCAATGGGGATGACAGAGAAGAACAGGCAGATCTTCCTGTGCACATCAACAAA gTTGGCAGCTCATTACCTTCCCAAGATAACAGGTCTTGTGTGCGACCTCAAGTGATTCGGCTTGTGTCTTGTGAAGAGGGGAttttctctcaggaactggaacCTTCTGAGAGTGAGGAGTGTGTAATCTACCCTGAGCAAGATGAAATCCAACCCACAGACCCTAGCAG TGAGTTCCAGGTAAAAGCGTTGTCCCACGGGAAGCTCAGTAGAGGTTATCACAGTAATGGATGCCCAGACAAACACAGTCCTGACAGTGCCTGCTCTGTAGATTACAGCAGCAGTCGTCTGTCCAGCCCAGACCAACCAAATGAAG atTCTGAAAGCACCGAGCCTCTAAGTGTGGATGGCATCTCAGACttggagggagaggaaggagaggaggacaTGGGTACTAGCATGCCAGAGGGAGAAATCCCCCAGATACCTGATCAAGAGAAGTTCCTCAAACAGCATTTTGGGACCCTGGGCAGCACTGATGGAAAAG GTGGCTCATGTAGGAGTCTGGAAAGAACTGAAAGCCTCAGCATTTCCTCtcgctttctttcccagtcCCCGGCTCTCAG ACGATTGTCTCTCTCTTCGTCAAATCTGATCCTGGATTCAAAGTCAGTTGAGCCGCCAACCCAGACCAGTTGTTTTACACCAGATCTGTTGAAAAATGGCAGCAGCCATCCTGGTGATGCACTGGAGAACAGCCAGCTCCTGGAGAGTGTGAATTCAAATCGGGCTGTTTATGTCCAGAAAAAACGCAGATCAGCTTTGGAGGCCAGCAGAGCTGGTATGGCTCCTGGACGGGTTATTGCATCCTTTCCAGAAGGCCCTGTGAATGCAGTGATGAGAAAGGCCCAGTCAGTTCACGACCTTGTTCATGACG ATAAGGGTCCTGGAGTGATATGCTCTGTGAAGCAGCATTCTCAGACTCTTATGGTGGTTGAGAAGGATCCCAGACCGAACAATGGTAGAGCATTATCAGCCAGTATGTTGAAGATGGATGGATCTGGTGCTCTGCTGGCCAAAGATGTAAGGGCTGCAAAACCAAAGTCCTACATGAACCCCACAACTAGCTTCCGAGCTAAGATGTCAAGGAGCGTATCTGTAGGGGAAAATCTGTACCTTGGTTACTCCACTGAAATGTTGACTGATGGGAGGACTAGCCCTCCAGTGGCAGAGAAGGCACAGTTTAGTTCCACAGCAGATGCTGAGAAAATTAAGCTaccagtgaaagaaaatgttcccGTGAAACCAGCACTTCAGCCAGTTGTAAACTGCTCATCTCCCAAGTCCTTCCACAGCAAGTTGGCATCATCAAACCGAGCACATCTGATTCTTGACATTCCCAAGCCATTGCCTGATAGACCCACACTGGCTTCCTTCTCACCCACTACCAAACCAAAAATGCCGCTCGAGCCACAGTCTCCGCAGTCATCTGCTGGGGCCTGTAAAAAGAAACCCTCTTTTCCTGAGGTCCGAAGCTCCAAGAGGGAGAATCAAACTGCTGGGTCTCTGGTTCCTGGCAGAGAGATCCCAACAGGACTTGCTAAGGAGAGCTCAGTGGAGAGCCCAGTCTCACGGACAAGTTGCCAAGATGAGCCAGACACTAATCCAAAACTGAGGGAGTTGTCAGAGGGCTGGCACCTAAGGTCTCCAGAGGGCACACTGCCAAGGTGCAGGGAGAGGATCACCGGCATCGCCTGTGTGCTAGACAACCAGCCCGGACTTTGCCCACTAGACCCCATCAGGTCGAGGTCTCCTACATCTTTAACTGCCTCAGCACAGATCTCAG AGTCCTGCATCAGTGTGGAGCAGTGTGAGCATGTGGTATCGGAGCTGCAGGACAGCATGCGCAGAGCCATTCATCTGTACCGCACG GTGTTAAAAGATATGGAGTCTTCTACTGACAAAGATAAAATAGCAAGTCTCCTGACAGAAACTTTCTCCTCAATGAAGAGAGAATTGGATTCTCTGAAGGATGAGGAAGAGCTTCCAAAGGTTAAGGAGGTACTGGTGAAGCCACAAGATACCACTAGCCCACTGAATGAGGGATGTGGTGCCAATCTACCAAGTCCCAAGAGTCTGGGAGATGAGCAGACACTGGCTTTGCTGGAACAGTACTCAGAACTATTGCTACAAGCTGTGGAACGACGTATGGACAAAAAACTCTAA
- the MAPKBP1 gene encoding mitogen-activated protein kinase-binding protein 1 isoform X4, producing the protein MMSVEGSTITSRIKNLLRSPSIKLRRSKPGNKREDIGSKVTLEKVLGITVSGGRGLACDPRTGLVAYPAGCVVVLFNPRKNKQHHILNSSRKTITALAFSPDGKYLVTGESGHMPAVRVWDVAERTQVAELQEHKYGVACVAFSPSSKYIVSVGYQHDMIVNVWSWKKNIVVAANKVSSKVTAVSFSEDCSYFVTAGNRHIKFWYLDDSKTSKVNATVPLLGRSGLLGELRNNFFADVACGRGKKADSTFCITSSGLLCEFNEKRLLDKWVELRNTDSFTTTVANCISVNHDYIFCGCADGTVRIFNPLNLHFVTTLPKPHFLGTDIASVTEASRLFSGMADAKYPDTIALTFDPTNQWLSCVYNDHSLYVWDVKDPKKVGKVYSALYHSSCVWNIEMYPEVKDNNQSCLPPGSFITCSSDNTIRLWNTESSNIHGTALHRNILSNDLMKIIYVDDNTQVLLDTDYNSGGSADKADAPVMDAKVGIRTVCVSPSGEHLASGDRIGTLRIYELQSLREMLKVEAHDSEILCLEYSKPDTGLKLLASASRDRLIHVLDAGKDYSLQQTLDEHSSSITAVKFAANDGKVRMISCGADKSIYFRTAQKTGEGVQFTRTHHIVRKTTLYDMDVDPSWKYAAIGCQDRNIRVFNISSGKQKKLYKGSQGEDGTLIKVQTDPSGLYIATSCSDKNLSIFDFYSGECVATMYGHSEIVTGMKFSNDCKHLISVSGDSCIFIWRLSSEMTINMRQRLSDMKQRGKQAEKSPLHKTAGLMRHESISALSSVPALSSDSDKDGEDEGNDEDELRGLQSFRIQSTCNTERDSDPDLTLSRSLSHWEMRRAKEIAAIQHSEAPMSKMPRQRGRWSQPTSNIEMTVKSMLDLRQLESFSVSRSPSRDSLSQNSNGDDREEQADLPVHINKVGSSLPSQDNRSCVRPQVIRLVSCEEGIFSQELEPSESEECVIYPEQDEIQPTDPSSEFQVKALSHGKLSRGYHSNGCPDKHSPDSACSVDYSSSRLSSPDQPNEDSESTEPLSVDGISDLEGEEGEEDMGTSMPEGEIPQIPDQEKFLKQHFGTLGSTDGKGGSCRSLERTESLSISSRFLSQSPALRRLSLSSSNLILDSKSVEPPTQTSCFTPDLLKNGSSHPGDALENSQLLESVNSNRAVYVQKKRRSALEASRAGMAPGRVIASFPEGPVNAVMRKAQSVHDLVHDDKGPGVICSVKQHSQTLMVVEKDPRPNNGRALSASMLKMDGSGALLAKDVRAAKPKSYMNPTTSFRAKMSRSVSVGENLYLGYSTEMLTDGRTSPPVAEKAQFSSTADAEKIKLPVKENVPVKPALQPVVNCSSPKSFHSKLASSNRAHLILDIPKPLPDRPTLASFSPTTKPKMPLEPQSPQSSAGACKKKPSFPEVRSSKRENQTAGSLVPGREIPTGLAKESSVESPVSRTSCQDEPDTNPKLRELSEGWHLRSPEGTLPRCRERITGIACVLDNQPGLCPLDPIRSRSPTSLTASAQISGPG; encoded by the exons AGTGGACACATGCCGGCAGTTCGGGTATGGGATGTGGCCGAGCGAACCCAGGTGGCTGAGCTCCAAGAGCACAAGTATGGTGTGGCCTGTGTGGCCTTCTCCCCCAGCTCCAAGTACATTGTTTCAGTGGGGTACCAGCATGACATGATTGTCAACGTGTGGTCTTGGAAG AAAAACATTGTAGTGGCAGCCAACAAAGTCTCAAGTAAAGTGACAGCTGTATCATTTTCGGAGGACTGCAGTTActttgtcactgctggaaatCGACACATCAAGTTCTGGTACCTGGATGACAGCAAAACCTCCAAG GTCAATGCCACAGTCCCCTTGCTGGGTCGCTCAGGATTGCTTGGAGAACTGAGGAACAACTTCTTTGCAGATGTGGCATGTGGGAGGGGCAAAAAAGCTGACAGCACCTTCTGCATCACATCCTCAGGCCTGCTCTGTGAATTCAATGAAAAAAGGCTGCTAGACAAGTGGGTGGAGCTGAGG AATACAGACAGCTTCACA ACCACTGTGGCAAACTGCATCTCTGTGAATCATGACTACATCTTCTGTGGCTGTGCTGATGGCACCGTGCGGATTTTTAACCCTCTGAACCTTCACTTTGTCACCACGCTGCCGAAGCCGCACTTCTTGGGAACCGACATCGCAAGTGTGACTGAGGCCAG TCGTCTTTTCTCTGGTATGGCCGATGCGAAGTATCCGGACACAATTGCCTTGACCTTTGACCCCACCAACCAGTGGCTTTCCTGTGTGTACAATGACCACAGCCTGTATGTGTGGGATGTCAAAGACCCGAAGAAAGTGGGCAAGGTGTACTCTGCTTTGTACCACTCTTCCTGCGTGTGGAACATTGAG ATGTATCCGGAGGTGAAGGACAACAATCAGTCATGCCTCCCCCCTGGTTCCTTCATCACCTGCTCCTCTGACAACACCATTCGTCTGTGGAACACTGAGAGCTCCAATATTCACGGCACAGCCCTGCACCGCAACATCCTCAGCAAT GACTTGATGAAAATAATCTATGTAGATGACAACACTCAGGTACTTCTGGACACTGATTACAACTCAGGAGGAAGTGCAGACAAAGCTGATGCACCAGTGATGGATGCAAAGGTGGGGATACGCACTGTCTGCGTGAGTCCCAGCGGGGAGCATCTGGCCTCAGGGGACAGGATAGGCACTCTCAG GATATATGAGTTGCAGTCTCTGAGGGAAATGCTGAAGGTGGAAGCCCATGACTCTGAGATCCTATGTCTGGAGTACTCCAAACCTGACACAG gcttAAAGCTCTTAGCCTCAGCCAGTCGGGATAGATTGATTCATGTCTTGGATGCTGGAAAGGATTACAGCCTGCAGCAGACCCTGGATGAACATTCTTCTTCCATCACTGCTGTGAAGTTTGCAG CCAATGATGGGAAAGTACGAATGATAAGCTGTGGGGCAGACAAGAGCATCTATTTCCGCACTGCGCAGAAG ACAGGAGAAGGGGTTCAGTTTACCCGAACACATCACATTGTTAGGAAGACCACTCTGTATGACATGGATGTGGACCCCAGCTGGAAATATGCAGCTATTGGATGCCAGGATCGTAACATCAG GGTTTTTAACATCAGCAGTGGGAAGCAGAAGAAGCTTTACAAGGGATCCCAAGGTGAAGATGGCACCCTCATCAAA GTCCAAACAGATCCCTCTGGTCTTTATATTGCAACCAGTTGTTCTGACAAGAACCTCTCCATCTTTGATTTCTATTCTGGCGAGTGTGTTGCAACCATGTATGGGCATTCAG AGATTGTAACTGGGATGAAATTCAGTAATGACTGCAAACatctaatttctgtttctggTGACAG CTGTATCTTCATCTGGCGTCTGAGCTCAGAGATGACCATCAACATGCGGCAGCGACTGTCTGACATGAAGCAGAGagggaagcaggcagagaagtcTCCACTGCACAAGACAGCTGGACTCATGAG GCATGAGTCTATCTCTGCCCTGTCTTCTGTGCCTGCACTTTCATCAGACAGCGACAAGGATGGTGAAGATGAAGGGAATGATGAAGATGAATTACGTGGGCTGCAGTCTTTCCGTATTCAGTCCACCTGCAACACTGAGAGAGACTCAG atcCAGACCTTACACTCTCAAGAAGCCTTTCCCACTGGGAAATGAGGAGG GCCAAAGAGATAGCAGCGATCCAGCACTCAGAGGCACCAATGAGCAAGATGCCCCGGCAACGCGGGCGCTGGTCCCAGCCAACCAGCAACATAGAGATGACTGTAAAATCCATGCTTGACTTGCGTCAGTTGGAGTCTTTCTCTGTTTCCCGTTCTCCGAGTCGAGACTCGCTGTCTCAGAACAGCAATGGGGATGACAGAGAAGAACAGGCAGATCTTCCTGTGCACATCAACAAA gTTGGCAGCTCATTACCTTCCCAAGATAACAGGTCTTGTGTGCGACCTCAAGTGATTCGGCTTGTGTCTTGTGAAGAGGGGAttttctctcaggaactggaacCTTCTGAGAGTGAGGAGTGTGTAATCTACCCTGAGCAAGATGAAATCCAACCCACAGACCCTAGCAG TGAGTTCCAGGTAAAAGCGTTGTCCCACGGGAAGCTCAGTAGAGGTTATCACAGTAATGGATGCCCAGACAAACACAGTCCTGACAGTGCCTGCTCTGTAGATTACAGCAGCAGTCGTCTGTCCAGCCCAGACCAACCAAATGAAG atTCTGAAAGCACCGAGCCTCTAAGTGTGGATGGCATCTCAGACttggagggagaggaaggagaggaggacaTGGGTACTAGCATGCCAGAGGGAGAAATCCCCCAGATACCTGATCAAGAGAAGTTCCTCAAACAGCATTTTGGGACCCTGGGCAGCACTGATGGAAAAG GTGGCTCATGTAGGAGTCTGGAAAGAACTGAAAGCCTCAGCATTTCCTCtcgctttctttcccagtcCCCGGCTCTCAG ACGATTGTCTCTCTCTTCGTCAAATCTGATCCTGGATTCAAAGTCAGTTGAGCCGCCAACCCAGACCAGTTGTTTTACACCAGATCTGTTGAAAAATGGCAGCAGCCATCCTGGTGATGCACTGGAGAACAGCCAGCTCCTGGAGAGTGTGAATTCAAATCGGGCTGTTTATGTCCAGAAAAAACGCAGATCAGCTTTGGAGGCCAGCAGAGCTGGTATGGCTCCTGGACGGGTTATTGCATCCTTTCCAGAAGGCCCTGTGAATGCAGTGATGAGAAAGGCCCAGTCAGTTCACGACCTTGTTCATGACG ATAAGGGTCCTGGAGTGATATGCTCTGTGAAGCAGCATTCTCAGACTCTTATGGTGGTTGAGAAGGATCCCAGACCGAACAATGGTAGAGCATTATCAGCCAGTATGTTGAAGATGGATGGATCTGGTGCTCTGCTGGCCAAAGATGTAAGGGCTGCAAAACCAAAGTCCTACATGAACCCCACAACTAGCTTCCGAGCTAAGATGTCAAGGAGCGTATCTGTAGGGGAAAATCTGTACCTTGGTTACTCCACTGAAATGTTGACTGATGGGAGGACTAGCCCTCCAGTGGCAGAGAAGGCACAGTTTAGTTCCACAGCAGATGCTGAGAAAATTAAGCTaccagtgaaagaaaatgttcccGTGAAACCAGCACTTCAGCCAGTTGTAAACTGCTCATCTCCCAAGTCCTTCCACAGCAAGTTGGCATCATCAAACCGAGCACATCTGATTCTTGACATTCCCAAGCCATTGCCTGATAGACCCACACTGGCTTCCTTCTCACCCACTACCAAACCAAAAATGCCGCTCGAGCCACAGTCTCCGCAGTCATCTGCTGGGGCCTGTAAAAAGAAACCCTCTTTTCCTGAGGTCCGAAGCTCCAAGAGGGAGAATCAAACTGCTGGGTCTCTGGTTCCTGGCAGAGAGATCCCAACAGGACTTGCTAAGGAGAGCTCAGTGGAGAGCCCAGTCTCACGGACAAGTTGCCAAGATGAGCCAGACACTAATCCAAAACTGAGGGAGTTGTCAGAGGGCTGGCACCTAAGGTCTCCAGAGGGCACACTGCCAAGGTGCAGGGAGAGGATCACCGGCATCGCCTGTGTGCTAGACAACCAGCCCGGACTTTGCCCACTAGACCCCATCAGGTCGAGGTCTCCTACATCTTTAACTGCCTCAGCACAGATCTCAG GCCCTGGTTGA